Proteins encoded together in one Rhipicephalus sanguineus isolate Rsan-2018 chromosome 9, BIME_Rsan_1.4, whole genome shotgun sequence window:
- the LOC119406034 gene encoding secretory carrier-associated membrane protein 1-like encodes MSGLDSNPFADPHAPSPFADPAVTQVTSRSQQSGLGLEDYNPFAEPAQPPTTSPPQYRPSTATSTAAVVQPAVMQAVSEPPPAYSAGGGGGQSTTISTAELQKRQEELEKKAAELQAREEALRGAAFNARANNWPPLPEKCCVAPCFYQDIGVDIPLEFQKIVRTVYYLWIFYVLVLVLNFLGGLAILVKEGGATHFGFSILYLVLFAPLSFLCWFRPLYKAFRSDSSFNFMVFFFVFFVQLIVSVIYAVGIGTTGASGFVVAIDAFSKSIALGIFLTIVATGHAVNAAWSCIMLLRVHRLYRSTGASFAKAQQEFTAGVLRNEHVQGAAANVAAEAARTAVQQNLGSRY; translated from the coding sequence ATGTCGGGCCTGGACTctaatccgttcgcggaccctcACGCGCCGAGCCCGTTTGCTGATCCCGCCGTCACGCAAGTGACAAGCCGCAGCCAGCAGTCGGGGTTAGGCCTAGAGGACTACAACCCGTTCGCCGAGCCGGCGCAACCGCCGACTACGAGTCCGCCCCAGTACAGGCCTTCTACGGCTACGTCTACAGCAGCGGTCGTGCAACCAGCCGTAATGCAGGCCGTCTCGGAACCGCCTCCGGCTTACTccgcgggcggcggcggcggccagtCAACCACGATCTCGACGGCTGAGCTTCAGAAACGTCAGGAAGAACTCGAGAAGAAGGCGGCCGAACTTCAAGCTCGGGAAGAGGCCCTGCGCGGCGCGGCTTTCAACGCGCGAGCCAACAACTGGCCCCCGTTGCCCGAAAAGTGCTGCGTGGCACCCTGCTTCTACCAGGACATCGGCGTGGACATCCCGCTCGAATTCCAGAAGATCGTGCGCACCGTCTACTACCTGTGGATCTTCTACGTGCTCGTGCTGGTGCTCAATTTCCTGGGAGGCCTGGCGATCCTCGTGAAGGAAGGCGGAGCCACCCACTTCGGCTTTTCCATCCTCTACCTGGTCCTTTTCGCCCCGCTATCTTTCCTCTGCTGGTTTCGGCCGCTGTACAAGGCCTTCCGCTCCGACTCCTCCTTCAACTTCAtggtcttcttcttcgtcttcttcgtgCAGCTCATCGTGAGCGTCATCTACGCTGTCGGCATCGGCACCACGGGCGCGTCGGGATTCGTGGTCGCCATCGACGCGTTCAGCAAGTCCATCGCTCTCGGCATCTTCCTCACCATCGTGGCGACGGGACACGCGGTCAACGCCGCTTGGTCGTGCATCATGCTTCTGCGGGTACACCGCCTCTACCGCTCGACGGGCGCCTCCTTCGCCAAGGCACAGCAGGAGTTCACCGCGGGCGTACTTCGCAACGAACACGTCCAGGGAGCCGCCGCTAACGTGGCTGCCGAAGCGGCGCGTACCGCCGTACAGCAGAACCTCGGAAGCCGGTACTGA